Genomic window (Agrobacterium larrymoorei):
GCTATCACGTCTACCACATCTCCCGCCTTGTCTCAGGAGGAGAACGGCAAGTCCTTCATCGAAAACTTCGACAGCATGGACCGCTCATTCTGGTACATCTCTGATGGCTGGAACAATGGCCCGCACCAGAACTGCACATGGTCCAAGAAGCTGGCGGCCTTCGAAAACGGCCACCTGCAACTCGGCTTCAACGATGAAAAAGCCGGAGACCGCAACTATTCCTGCGGAGAAATCCAGACCAAGGGCCGTTATCGCTATGGCACCTACGAAGCGCGGATCAAGACCGCACCGGGTTCAGGCCTGAATTCGGCATTCTTCACCTATATCGGGCCCACCGACAAGAAGCCGCATGACGAGATCGACATGGAAATCCTGGGCAAGGACAGCAATCAGGTCCAGTTGAACCAGTATGTGTCGGCAAAGGGTGGCAATGAAAAGCTGGTGGATGTGCCGGGTGGTGCAGACAAAGGCTTTAACGATTACGCCTTCGTTTGGGAGCCTCAGCGGCTGCGTTACTACGTGAACGGCAAGATGGTTCATGAGGTTACCGACCCATCGAAGATCCCGCAGAACGCGCAGAAGATATTCTTCAGCCTTTGGGGCACCGACACGCTGAAAAGCTGGATGGGCAAGTTCGATTATTCCGGCCCCGTCACCATGCAGGTCGATCGCTTCGCTTTCACCGCGCTCGGGGACAAGTGCCAGTTTTCGGAATCTGTCGCCTGCCAAACCAACTGATGCAGACTGCCCAACGTCAGACGAAGATGAACGGATCGGACATGACCCACATTCTCTATTTTGCGCATGATCTGGCAGACCCCGCCATCCGCCGCCGCGTCATGACGCTGCAAGCGGGCGGCGCGACCGTCAGCCTTGCAGGATTCAGGCGCGCGGATAACGGGCTGGCTGACATCGATGGCCTCGTCCCGATCGATCTTGGGCAAACGGCCGATGGCCGCTTTGCTCAGAGAATGGCGTGCGTGGCAAAAGCGAGCCTCACACTTCCAGCCAAGTTGTCGCTGGTGAAGAAGCCGGACGTGATCATTGCTCGCAATCTGGAAATGCTGGCGCTTGCCCGGCGCGCCGTCAGCCACTTTGGCGCGCATGTTCCGGTCGTCTATGAGTGTCTCGACATCCACAGGCTTCTGTTGAACGAAGGACTGCCCGGCAAACTGCTGAACGCGGTTCAGCGCGCGCTCGGGCGGAACGTCAAACTTCTCATCACAAGTTCACCGGCATTCGTGGAGAATTACTTCAAGCCCCGTTCCGGTCTCAACCTTCCCGTGCTGCTGCAGGAAAACAAGGTTCTGGCGCTGGATGCCGACGACACGAGCGCCCCCTCCCCGCGCGTGCCGCAAGTGGGAGAACAATGGAAGATTGGCTGGTTCGGTGCATTGCGCTGCCGCAAGTCTCTCCAAATCCTGGCAGACTTCGCCGCAAAGATGGATGGCAAGGTCGAAGTCGTCCTGCGCGGCCGCCCGGCCTATTCAGAATTCGATGACTTCGATAGCTTCGTCGCACGTACGCCTCATCTCACTTTCTATGGCCCATACAAAAATCCGGAGGATCTGGCCTCGATCTATAACGATGTCCAGTTCACCTGGGCTATAGACTTCTTCGAAGAAGGACAGAACTCGAGCTGGCTTTTGCCGAATAGGCTCTATGAAGGCGGTCTCCACGGCGCGCTCCCGATTGCGGTCGCGGGCACTGAAACGGCGCGCTTTCTGCAGCAGCGGAATATCGGTCATGTTCTTGAGAAAGCCAGCGTTGCATCGCTTGAAGCGATGTTCTCCGCACTAAGCGATGCCTCCTATCTGCAAAGCTTCCAAACGCTGGCCGCGATCGAACGGCAGCAATGGATCACGGATCAGAGCGACTGCCGGGAGCTTGTCCGCGTGCTTCAAACTCTGACGATGCAACCGGATGGGCGCCCGGTCGATGCCGTTCTTTCGATGGCTTTGAGCGGGAGGACTTCATGAAGTTAGTCTCCATTCCCAATGTGAAGACATTGATCGTCATTCCTTGCCTCAACGAGGCACGAACGATCGACGATCTGCTGTTGAAATTTTCCAGCACGTTGAATCATCCCGATGACCGGATCATCGTCGCGGATGGCGGCAGCGAGGATGGAACCCGTGACATCGTTGCCGCTTTCTCCAGACAGGATCAGCGCGTCATTCTGCTTGCCAACCCCAAGCGCATCCAGAGTGCGGGCATCAACCTCGCAATAGAGGTCTTCGGAGCGGGCTACGACTATATGATCCGTATCGATGCGCATGGCGACTATCCTGACGACTATTGCCATCGTCTGGTGGAAGACGCTGTGGCGATGGGCGCGGATTCGGTGGTCGTCGCCATGGACACTGTTGGCCATGGCACGTTTCAGAAGGCGACCGCCGCTGCGCAGAATTCCAAGCTCGGCAATGGCGGCTCAAAGCATCGCGAAGGTGCCAAGGGTCGCTGGATCGATCACGGTCATCATGCCCTGATGCGGATCGAGGCCTTCAAGGCGGTCGGCGGCTATGATGAAAGCTTCAGCCACAATGAGGACGCTGAACTCGATCACCGCCTGCGCAAGGCGGGCTTCCGCATCTGGATGACCGACAAGACACGCATGACCTATTATCCGCGCGCCAGCATCGGTCCGCTGTTTCGCCAATACATGGCTTATGGTCGGGGAAGAGCGAAGAACCTGCTGAAGCACCGCGCCATTCCGAAAATCCGCCAGATGATCCCGCTTGCGGTGTTGCCCTGTGCGGCTCTCGCGCTCTTCGGCTTTGTCCACTGGATCGCCCTTATCCCACTTTGCCTCTGGATTGCCGCATGTCTGGGCTATGGCCTCTGGATGGCAATTGGAGAGAAGAATCCTTACGGGCCGCTTGCGGCCGTCTCGGCAATGACCATGCATCTGGCTTGGTCGACAGGTTTTTGGTGTGAGCTTCTGGGCTCTTTCGCCACGCCCCAGCCACTTGCAGGAAAGGCTGTCTCGTGACGAATCATCCCGCAACTCCTGTGAAAGTCGATATCGGCATCTGCACCTATCGCCGCCCGATGGTGATGGATACGCTGCTCTCGCTGTTCCGGTTGGATGTGCCAGAGAACGTGTCCGTGCGTCTGATCGTCGCCGACAATGACGCAGAGCCATCCGCGCGGGAGCTGGTCAACGCCCTGCAACAGCGAGCGCCTTTCCCGATCCATTACGTCCATTGCCCGAAATCCAACATCTCGATTGCCCGCAATGCTTGCCTCTCCGAGTGCGAGGCCGACTATCTGGCCTTCATCGATGATGATGAGACCGCGCCTGCAAACTGGCTGACCGAGCTTTTGAAGACGGCACAGGAAACCCAAGCCGATGCCGTGCTCGGCCCGGTGACGGCGCTTTACGCGGAGGATGCGCCGGGCTGGATGACAAAGGGCGACTTCCACTCGACGCGGCCTGTCTGGGTCAATGGCGACATCATTACTGGCTACACCTGCAACACGCTTCTGCGCATGGCCTCTCCTGCGGTCAAAGGCCGGCGCTTCGCCCTGTCGCTTGGACAAAGCGGTGGGGAAGACACGCATTTCTTCACCCATATGCATCAGGACGGTGGACGCATCGCTTACTCGGAAAACGCCTTGCTCACAGAGCCTGTACCGCAAAGCCGTGCCAGCTTCATCTGGCTTGCCAAACGGCGTTTTCGCTCCGGCCAGACGCACGGACGTTTGCAGGCCGAGCAGAAGGCGGGGCTCCGACGCCTTCCGCTGATCCTGTCGACGGCCGCAAAGATCACCTATTGTGCGGCCAGCACCCTTCTCACCGCTTTCGATCCTGTCCGTCGCA
Coding sequences:
- a CDS encoding glycoside hydrolase family 16 protein, translating into MTYPALCQPRIIAAALIAITSTTSPALSQEENGKSFIENFDSMDRSFWYISDGWNNGPHQNCTWSKKLAAFENGHLQLGFNDEKAGDRNYSCGEIQTKGRYRYGTYEARIKTAPGSGLNSAFFTYIGPTDKKPHDEIDMEILGKDSNQVQLNQYVSAKGGNEKLVDVPGGADKGFNDYAFVWEPQRLRYYVNGKMVHEVTDPSKIPQNAQKIFFSLWGTDTLKSWMGKFDYSGPVTMQVDRFAFTALGDKCQFSESVACQTN
- a CDS encoding glycosyl transferase family 1, producing MTHILYFAHDLADPAIRRRVMTLQAGGATVSLAGFRRADNGLADIDGLVPIDLGQTADGRFAQRMACVAKASLTLPAKLSLVKKPDVIIARNLEMLALARRAVSHFGAHVPVVYECLDIHRLLLNEGLPGKLLNAVQRALGRNVKLLITSSPAFVENYFKPRSGLNLPVLLQENKVLALDADDTSAPSPRVPQVGEQWKIGWFGALRCRKSLQILADFAAKMDGKVEVVLRGRPAYSEFDDFDSFVARTPHLTFYGPYKNPEDLASIYNDVQFTWAIDFFEEGQNSSWLLPNRLYEGGLHGALPIAVAGTETARFLQQRNIGHVLEKASVASLEAMFSALSDASYLQSFQTLAAIERQQWITDQSDCRELVRVLQTLTMQPDGRPVDAVLSMALSGRTS
- a CDS encoding glycosyltransferase; this encodes MTNHPATPVKVDIGICTYRRPMVMDTLLSLFRLDVPENVSVRLIVADNDAEPSARELVNALQQRAPFPIHYVHCPKSNISIARNACLSECEADYLAFIDDDETAPANWLTELLKTAQETQADAVLGPVTALYAEDAPGWMTKGDFHSTRPVWVNGDIITGYTCNTLLRMASPAVKGRRFALSLGQSGGEDTHFFTHMHQDGGRIAYSENALLTEPVPQSRASFIWLAKRRFRSGQTHGRLQAEQKAGLRRLPLILSTAAKITYCAASTLLTAFDPVRRSRSALRTSLHAGSLSGIFGVREIRQYGTVEAA
- a CDS encoding glycosyltransferase family 2 protein, whose product is MKLVSIPNVKTLIVIPCLNEARTIDDLLLKFSSTLNHPDDRIIVADGGSEDGTRDIVAAFSRQDQRVILLANPKRIQSAGINLAIEVFGAGYDYMIRIDAHGDYPDDYCHRLVEDAVAMGADSVVVAMDTVGHGTFQKATAAAQNSKLGNGGSKHREGAKGRWIDHGHHALMRIEAFKAVGGYDESFSHNEDAELDHRLRKAGFRIWMTDKTRMTYYPRASIGPLFRQYMAYGRGRAKNLLKHRAIPKIRQMIPLAVLPCAALALFGFVHWIALIPLCLWIAACLGYGLWMAIGEKNPYGPLAAVSAMTMHLAWSTGFWCELLGSFATPQPLAGKAVS